From the Pseudodesulfovibrio indicus genome, the window GGCCGAGATAGGACATGCCCACCTCGTACATGTCCGGGAAAGCCAGGGCGCAGCGTACCGTGACGGTCTTCGGGTCCTTGAACACGGCGCCCCATTCGCTGCCGATGTAGCGGGAGGGGCGGGGGAGGATGGGCAGCAGTTCTTTCATTTGTCGGGGGAGTCCTGTGAACGTGAAAAACGGGGTCGGCTCCAGTGAACCGGCCCCGTCCGGGATAGCAGGTTTCGTGCCGGTGGGCTAGCCGAGATCAAGGCCTCCGCCGCCGCCCATGCCGCCGCCCATGGCGCCGGAGAGGTCCAGGCCGCCGGAGGACAGGGAGATGTTGGTCTTGGCCTCGATGTATTTGTTCTTCAGCTCTTCGGGGCAGTTCTTGTATTCGAAGAGGACGTGTTTCATGGAAATTTTGCCGTGCATTTCCTGGTCGAAGGGATATCCGTACGGCAGCAGGATCATCTGGGTGCCCTGCTGGGTGGGCATGACCTGGAGAATGGCGGGTTCCTCGATGAAGTCGTCGGCGATGTTGCCGACCACCATCTCGCCCCCGATCAGTTTGACCAGGCGAATGTCGTAGCTCATGTGGGTGACTCCTTGGTTTGTTGTGGACCATTAGGTAGGCATCGCGTCCCCGGCTGTCAAGCGGCGTGAACGCGGGCCGGTTTCGCGCTGCGGTCGGCCGGCGCAAAAAATGGGGGGGCGGAACCGGTCCCGGCCGGTCCCGCCCCCGGGTCACGTGGAGAGGAAGGAGTCTTGGGTTTAGGCCTTTTCAGGACCGTGGAGGATGGCCATGACCTCCATGGTGTCCGGCGGGATGGCCGCTTCGCCGCGCGAGGCGTACTCCATCTTGGAGACGATGTAGATGGCGGCGAAGGACAGGATCATGACGAACCCGCCGGGGTTGTTGTATTGCAGGAAGTGGGGGAGCATGGACTTGCCGAGGATCATGGCGAAGGAGCCGACGATGCCGACCACCAGCCCGGCGCAGGCGCCCTTTTCGGTCATCTTCGGCCACCACACGCCCATGACCAGGACGGGGAAGAAGGTGGAGGCGGCGATGGCGAAGGCCAGTCCCACGAGGATGGCGATCTGCATGGACTCGGCCCAGAACCCGAGGGGAATCCCGAGCAGGCCGACGCCGATGGAGGCCACGCGGGCCACGGTCACGCGGGACCGTTCGGGCATGTTCGGGTTGAACACGTTGACCACCAGGTCGTGGCCGATGGCCCCGGCGCAGGCGATGATCAACCCGGCCACGGTGGACAGGATGGCCGCGAAGGCCCCGGCGACCACGATGCCGAGCAGGATCTGCCCGCCGAAGTACGATCCGGCCACGGGCACGGCCAGGTTCTTGCCGTTGTCGGCCAGCCACTGCATCAGGTGCGGGGAGACGCCGAGCGCTTCGCCCTGCAGGAAGACGTAGCGGATGACGTGGCCCACGTACGGGCTCAGGATGTAGAACATGCCGATCAGGAAAAGCACGTAGATGACGGTCCTGCGGGCGGCCTTGCCGTCCGGGGCGGTGTAGAAGCGCACCAGGATGTGCGGCAGGCCGGCGGTGCCGAACATGAGCGCCAGGAGCAGGGACAGGGTGTCCTTGAGGCTGGTCAGCCAGTAGGCCGGGCTGGTGTAGGCCGCGCCGTCGAACTCCTTGCCGGAGATGGGAACGGTCCCCTTGAATTCGGACAGGAACTTGACCACGTCGGTGTAGGTGTACCCCTTTATGATGAAGGGGATGAAGGCCAGCAGGAACATGGCGCCGAACAGGATCCAGAACTGGACCAGCTGGTTGACGGTGGTGGCCTTCATGCCGCCCACGGTGACGTAGAAGGTGATGATGCAGGCGATGATGATGATGGACGTGGAGTACTCCAGGTTCAGGAGCAGCCCCATGACCTTGCCCGCGCCGAGCATCTGCGGGGCCATGTAGAACAGCGAGATGAAGAGCACGCCGACCACGCCGAGGACCCGCGCGCCGCTTGGAGTGGAACCGCTCGGACACGAAGTCGGGCACGGTGTAGCGCCCGAACTTGCGCAGGGGCGAGGCCAGGAACAGGAGCAGGGCGATGTAGCCCACGAAGAAGCCCAGGGCGTAGATGATGCCGTCGAAGCCGAACAGGAAGGCCACGCCCGCCACGCCGAGGAACGAGGCGGCGGAGAGGTAGTCCGAGGAGATGGCCGAGGCGTTGATGAAGGAATTGACCTTGCGCCCGGCCAGGTAATAGTCCGCCGAAGTTTTCTGACTTCGGAACATGAAG encodes:
- a CDS encoding cation acetate symporter — translated: MVGVLFISLFYMAPQMLGAGKVMGLLLNLEYSTSIIIIACIITFYVTVGGMKATTVNQLVQFWILFGAMFLLAFIPFIIKGYTYTDVVKFLSEFKGTVPISGKEFDGAAYTSPAYWLTSLKDTLSLLLALMFGTAGLPHILVRFYTAPDGKAARRTVIYVLFLIGMFYILSPYVGHVIRYVFLQGEALGVSPHLMQWLADNGKNLAVPVAGSYFGGQILLGIVVAGAFAAILSTVAGLIIACAGAIGHDLVVNVFNPNMPERSRVTVARVASIGVGLLGIPLGFWAESMQIAILVGLAFAIAASTFFPVLVMGVWWPKMTEKGACAGLVVGIVGSFAMILGKSMLPHFLQYNNPGGFVMILSFAAIYIVSKMEYASRGEAAIPPDTMEVMAILHGPEKA